A window of the Radiobacillus deserti genome harbors these coding sequences:
- a CDS encoding SDR family NAD(P)-dependent oxidoreductase, whose product MNYKTLDTSKTYLVTGAAGFIGFYLSKRLLEQGYRVVGVDNLNNYYDVTLKYSRLHQLESYPSFIFIQKDISDKSAVMDVFEAYKPNIVANLAAQAGVRYSIENPDAYIQSNIIGFYHILEACRHYPVDHLVYASSSSVYGSNEKVPFEETDFVDHPVSLYASTKKSNELMAHTYSHLYKIPATGLRFFTVYGPMGRPDMAYFGFTDKYFAGEPIQIYNNGDFENDLYRDFTYIEDIVEGIERLLLHTPTGEVQHKVFNIGNNTPVKLMEFIEALEKALSHALGKAVTFEKVFEPIKPGDVPATYASTDELQKAVGFKPKTSIEDGLQKFAEWYVDYYELN is encoded by the coding sequence TTGAATTACAAAACACTTGATACAAGTAAAACGTATTTAGTAACTGGAGCGGCGGGATTTATAGGATTCTATTTATCTAAGCGGTTATTAGAACAAGGATATCGCGTAGTTGGGGTAGATAACCTAAACAATTATTATGATGTTACTCTAAAGTATAGTCGTTTACATCAGCTGGAATCCTATCCTTCGTTTATTTTTATCCAGAAAGATATATCCGACAAAAGTGCAGTCATGGATGTGTTTGAAGCATATAAGCCTAATATTGTGGCCAACTTAGCAGCTCAGGCAGGTGTTCGTTATTCCATCGAAAACCCGGACGCCTATATACAAAGTAATATCATTGGCTTTTATCATATTCTAGAAGCATGTAGACATTATCCTGTAGATCATCTAGTGTACGCATCCTCGAGCTCTGTATATGGATCGAATGAAAAAGTGCCGTTTGAAGAGACGGATTTTGTAGATCATCCTGTCTCTCTTTATGCATCTACCAAAAAATCAAATGAATTAATGGCACATACGTATAGTCACCTTTATAAGATTCCAGCTACAGGCCTCCGGTTTTTCACTGTCTATGGTCCGATGGGGCGACCAGATATGGCTTACTTCGGATTTACCGATAAGTATTTTGCTGGTGAACCAATTCAAATATATAACAATGGCGATTTCGAGAACGACCTTTATCGTGACTTTACCTATATCGAGGACATTGTGGAAGGGATAGAACGACTGTTACTTCACACGCCAACTGGTGAGGTACAACATAAAGTATTTAACATTGGTAATAACACACCTGTGAAACTAATGGAATTTATTGAAGCATTAGAAAAAGCTTTAAGTCATGCACTCGGTAAAGCCGTGACCTTTGAGAAAGTGTTTGAACCGATAAAACCTGGTGATGTGCCAGCGACGTATGCATCTACAGATGAGTTACAGAAAGCGGTTGGGTTTAAGCCGAAAACTTCCATTGAAGATGGGTTACAGAAGTTTGCGGAATGGTATGTGGATTATTATGAATTGAATTGA